The following coding sequences are from one Kushneria phosphatilytica window:
- a CDS encoding AEC family transporter has translation MFAQLFAVMAPVLAGAGVGFFWVRFKQPYPTGFITKLVLNVGTPCLIIHSLTRTHVELGAFSRMALATVSVLVVMGIIGLILARITRMDWRVIVPPTLFPNTGNMGLPVAMYAFDDKGFPLAVAVFVVMSMSQFVVGCITSSSRPLRGIFTTPTIYAIVIAVLLMAFQIKLPAWLANSVELLAGFTIPMMLITLGVALASIRARSLNIGIGFGLARVVVAGGIALLIGWLLGLTSQALGILVVMMCMPVAVYNYLFAQKAGRSPEFVANLVLCSTLTSFIYLPLLLSFVISHGQ, from the coding sequence ATGTTTGCTCAACTTTTCGCCGTCATGGCCCCCGTACTGGCCGGCGCCGGCGTCGGTTTTTTCTGGGTACGCTTCAAACAGCCCTACCCCACAGGGTTCATCACCAAGCTGGTGCTCAATGTCGGCACGCCCTGCCTGATCATCCACTCACTGACCCGAACGCATGTCGAACTAGGTGCCTTCTCGCGCATGGCACTGGCCACCGTGAGTGTGCTGGTGGTGATGGGCATCATCGGTCTGATCCTGGCACGCATTACACGCATGGACTGGCGGGTCATCGTACCGCCGACCCTGTTTCCCAATACCGGTAACATGGGGCTGCCGGTGGCAATGTATGCGTTCGATGACAAGGGTTTTCCCCTGGCCGTGGCAGTTTTTGTGGTCATGTCGATGTCCCAGTTCGTGGTGGGCTGCATTACCAGCAGCTCCCGACCGCTTCGAGGCATCTTTACCACGCCTACCATTTACGCCATCGTCATCGCCGTGCTGCTGATGGCCTTTCAGATCAAGCTGCCAGCCTGGCTGGCCAATAGTGTGGAGCTGCTGGCGGGGTTCACCATCCCCATGATGCTGATCACTCTGGGCGTAGCGCTGGCCAGTATCCGCGCCCGCAGTCTCAACATTGGCATCGGCTTCGGTCTGGCACGCGTGGTAGTGGCCGGTGGCATCGCCCTGCTGATCGGCTGGCTACTGGGGCTGACCTCACAGGCGCTGGGGATTCTGGTCGTGATGATGTGTATGCCGGTCGCGGTCTATAACTACCTGTTTGCCCAGAAGGCAGGACGTTCACCGGAATTCGTGGCCAACCTGGTGCTCTGCTCGACACTGACCTCGTTCATCTATCTGCCACTGCTGCTCTCCTTTGTCATCTCGCACGGACAGTAA
- a CDS encoding sarcosine oxidase subunit alpha family protein, translated as MSQVNRLDAGRMNSEHIDRSSTLSFTFDGRELAAHAGDTVASALLANGVDVVGHSFKYARPRGIMAAGCEEPNAILQMGATPETQTPNVRATQQPVYEGLVCESVGRGRNFIERQQKSLTGLIGKWGGRFMPVGFYYKTFMAPQSAWLTYEKFIRAAAGLGRAPTVPDADTYDHMNRYCDVLVVGAGPAGLAAALAAGQAGARVIVCDEQEQMGGCLLDSRERPDDQPAGEWLASTLAELEAMEDVLLLPRTTANGYHDHNFVTLHERRTDHLGDRAPAGMTRQRMHRVRAQRVILATGAHERPLVFANNDLPGHLLAGAISCYIRRYGVVPGQQLVLATTNSHAYRAALDWLDAGREVAAIVDARAEPDGTLVNEARSRGIRIITGASVIECRGDDRVSEALVADIDIDGFRVTGETEAIACDTLASSGGYSPVVHLSAHTGSKPVWNDRILGFVPGETKQQLHYAGGVHGIYPLADALADGVLAGSDAAVAAGYERVSPNLPSLATVEESPQAALYHVPHTHATMRAPKQFVDPQNDVTAAGIELAIREGFESIEHVKRYTAMGFGTDQGKIGNINGMAIAARVLGQTIPETGTTVFRPNYTPVSFGAIAGRYCGAMFDPERYTAMHRWHVEHGALFENVGQWKRPWYYPGWGGARGANGEETLQEAVNRECLAVRNGVGILDASTLGKIDIQGPDAREFIGRVYTNGWEKLPVGKGRYGLMCGEDGMVMDDGVTTCLGEHHFLMTTTTGNAAQVLDWLELWHQTEWPELEVFFTSVTDHWATMTLTGPKSRELLEQLTDIDLSRDAFAFMAFREGTVAGIPARVYRISFTGELSFEINVQANYAMHVWEALFDHGEAFELTPYGTETMHVLRAEKGFIIVGQDTDATMTPEDLGMTWAIGYRKPFDWVGKRGMARVDLQRDDRKQLVGLKPLDGSEVVLPEGAQIVFDPEQQIPMTMVGHVTSSYYSATLGHGFALAVVRGGHRRKGEHVYLPQPDGSTLEAEIVSSMFYDPRGERQHV; from the coding sequence ATGAGTCAGGTCAATCGTCTCGACGCGGGGCGCATGAACAGCGAGCACATCGACCGCTCTTCAACGCTATCGTTTACCTTTGACGGTCGCGAGCTGGCTGCGCATGCCGGTGATACCGTGGCTTCGGCACTGCTGGCCAACGGTGTCGATGTGGTGGGTCACAGCTTCAAGTACGCCAGACCGCGCGGCATCATGGCGGCCGGCTGCGAGGAGCCCAATGCCATCCTGCAGATGGGCGCGACCCCCGAAACCCAGACACCCAATGTGCGCGCTACCCAGCAGCCGGTATACGAGGGGCTGGTGTGCGAGAGCGTGGGGCGCGGACGCAATTTCATCGAGCGTCAGCAAAAGTCGCTGACCGGTCTGATTGGCAAGTGGGGCGGCCGGTTCATGCCGGTGGGCTTTTACTACAAGACCTTCATGGCACCGCAATCCGCCTGGCTGACCTACGAGAAATTCATTCGTGCTGCTGCTGGGTTGGGGCGCGCGCCCACCGTGCCCGATGCCGACACCTATGACCACATGAACCGCTACTGCGATGTGCTGGTGGTGGGGGCAGGCCCCGCCGGGCTGGCGGCAGCACTGGCGGCAGGGCAGGCCGGTGCCCGGGTGATCGTCTGTGACGAGCAGGAACAGATGGGCGGCTGTCTGCTGGACTCCCGCGAGCGCCCGGATGATCAGCCAGCGGGGGAGTGGTTGGCGTCCACCCTCGCCGAACTTGAGGCCATGGAAGATGTGCTGCTGCTGCCGCGCACTACCGCCAACGGCTATCACGATCACAACTTCGTCACCCTCCACGAACGACGTACCGATCATCTCGGCGATCGTGCGCCGGCCGGCATGACCCGCCAGCGCATGCACCGGGTCCGCGCGCAGCGGGTCATCCTGGCGACCGGTGCCCATGAGCGCCCGCTGGTGTTTGCCAATAACGATCTGCCCGGTCATCTGCTGGCCGGTGCGATCTCCTGCTATATCCGCCGTTATGGTGTGGTGCCCGGGCAGCAGCTGGTGCTGGCAACGACCAATTCTCACGCCTACCGTGCAGCGCTGGACTGGCTCGATGCCGGTCGGGAAGTGGCAGCGATCGTCGATGCCCGGGCCGAACCCGACGGTACGCTGGTCAATGAGGCGCGTAGCCGTGGCATCCGCATTATTACCGGCGCCTCGGTGATCGAATGCCGCGGCGATGATCGGGTCAGTGAGGCGCTGGTGGCAGACATCGATATTGACGGCTTTCGGGTGACCGGTGAGACCGAAGCCATCGCCTGCGATACCCTCGCCAGTTCCGGCGGCTACAGTCCGGTGGTGCACCTCTCGGCCCACACCGGTTCCAAACCGGTCTGGAACGATCGCATTCTGGGGTTTGTGCCCGGTGAGACGAAGCAGCAGCTGCACTATGCCGGCGGCGTGCATGGTATCTATCCGCTGGCAGATGCGTTGGCTGACGGTGTGCTGGCCGGTAGCGATGCGGCCGTGGCAGCCGGCTACGAGCGTGTGTCGCCGAACCTGCCGAGTCTGGCGACGGTTGAGGAGAGCCCTCAGGCAGCGCTTTATCATGTGCCGCATACGCACGCGACGATGCGTGCGCCCAAGCAGTTCGTGGATCCTCAGAACGATGTCACCGCTGCCGGCATCGAGCTGGCCATTCGTGAAGGCTTCGAGTCGATCGAGCACGTCAAGCGCTACACCGCGATGGGCTTCGGTACCGATCAGGGCAAGATCGGCAACATCAATGGCATGGCGATCGCGGCCCGGGTGCTGGGACAGACCATTCCCGAAACCGGCACCACGGTATTTCGTCCCAACTACACACCGGTCAGCTTCGGGGCCATCGCCGGGCGATATTGCGGCGCAATGTTCGATCCCGAGCGTTACACCGCCATGCATCGCTGGCATGTCGAACACGGGGCGCTGTTCGAGAATGTCGGTCAGTGGAAGCGGCCCTGGTACTATCCCGGCTGGGGCGGGGCACGCGGCGCCAATGGCGAAGAAACCCTGCAGGAGGCGGTCAATCGCGAGTGCCTGGCGGTGCGCAACGGAGTAGGCATCCTTGATGCGTCGACGCTGGGCAAGATCGACATCCAGGGACCGGATGCCCGCGAATTCATCGGGCGTGTCTACACCAATGGCTGGGAGAAGTTGCCGGTCGGCAAGGGGCGTTACGGGCTGATGTGCGGCGAGGATGGCATGGTGATGGATGATGGTGTCACCACCTGTCTTGGCGAACATCATTTCCTGATGACCACTACCACCGGTAACGCCGCTCAGGTGCTGGACTGGCTGGAGCTGTGGCATCAGACCGAGTGGCCGGAACTGGAAGTGTTCTTTACCTCGGTGACCGATCACTGGGCCACCATGACACTGACCGGTCCGAAAAGCCGTGAACTGCTGGAACAGCTGACCGACATCGATCTCTCCCGCGATGCCTTCGCCTTCATGGCCTTTCGCGAGGGCACGGTGGCGGGCATTCCGGCGCGGGTCTATCGCATCTCCTTTACCGGTGAGCTCTCTTTCGAGATCAACGTGCAGGCCAATTACGCCATGCATGTCTGGGAGGCGCTGTTTGACCATGGCGAGGCCTTCGAGCTAACCCCCTACGGCACCGAGACCATGCACGTGCTGCGTGCCGAGAAGGGCTTCATCATCGTCGGGCAGGATACCGATGCCACCATGACGCCCGAGGATCTCGGCATGACCTGGGCGATCGGCTATCGCAAGCCATTTGACTGGGTCGGCAAGCGCGGCATGGCGCGTGTCGATCTGCAGCGTGACGATCGCAAGCAGCTGGTCGGGCTGAAGCCGCTGGATGGTAGCGAGGTAGTCCTGCCGGAAGGGGCCCAGATCGTCTTCGACCCCGAGCAGCAGATTCCCATGACCATGGTGGGGCATGTGACCTCAAGCTACTACAGCGCCACGCTCGGGCACGGTTTCGCCCTGGCCGTGGTACGTGGTGGCCATCGCCGCAAGGGTGAGCATGTCTATTTGCCTCAGCCCGATGGTTCCACACTGGAAGCCGAGATTGTCAGTTCCATGTTCTATGATCCCAGGGGAGAGCGTCAGCATGTCTGA
- the mtgA gene encoding monofunctional biosynthetic peptidoglycan transglycosylase, with amino-acid sequence MLGRLGRWLLKAVGLLMMLSVLVVVLFRFVPLPGSMVMLERWAHARMTDQSIDIDYHWRSLDRLSNQAALAVIAAEDQRFPFHHGFDFRQIRRSLKAWWFEDRPLRGASTISQQTARNVFLWTQRSWVRKGLEVWFTGLIELLWPKSRILEVYLNVVEWDRGVFGLQAAARHYYGIDADQLSAARAARLAAVLPDPRHRSPLHPSASVMQHARWIRQQMRQLGGTAYLKELQ; translated from the coding sequence ATGCTGGGGCGACTGGGACGTTGGCTGCTCAAGGCCGTGGGTCTGCTGATGATGCTGAGTGTGCTGGTGGTGGTGCTGTTTCGATTCGTGCCGCTTCCGGGTTCGATGGTAATGCTCGAGCGCTGGGCTCATGCACGAATGACAGATCAGTCCATCGATATCGACTACCACTGGCGCTCGCTTGATCGGCTCTCGAATCAGGCTGCCCTGGCGGTGATCGCTGCAGAGGATCAGCGCTTCCCCTTCCATCACGGTTTCGATTTCAGACAGATTCGTCGATCACTGAAGGCATGGTGGTTCGAGGACAGACCGCTACGGGGGGCCAGTACCATCAGTCAGCAGACCGCGCGCAATGTCTTTCTCTGGACGCAGCGCAGCTGGGTGCGCAAGGGGCTGGAGGTATGGTTTACCGGTCTGATCGAGTTGCTCTGGCCCAAAAGCCGGATTCTCGAGGTGTATCTCAACGTCGTGGAGTGGGACCGAGGCGTGTTTGGACTGCAGGCCGCAGCCCGGCACTACTATGGCATTGATGCCGATCAGCTCAGTGCCGCACGAGCGGCCAGACTGGCGGCCGTGCTGCCCGATCCACGTCATCGCAGCCCACTCCATCCGAGCGCCAGCGTGATGCAGCATGCTCGCTGGATTCGCCAGCAGATGCGTCAGCTGGGCGGAACGGCTTATCTGAAAGAACTTCAATGA
- the fghA gene encoding S-formylglutathione hydrolase, with product MAQHAIERVSANKSFGGWVSRFTHYSEVLDCDMTFGIYLPPQAEEERVPLLWWLSGLTCTDENFMQKAGAQKLAAELGIAIICPDTSPRGTDLPGEHERFDFGSGAGFYVNATREPWSRHYRMYDYVTRELPELIREHFPLNGREAISGHSMGGHGALVCALRQPGRYVSVSAFSPVCHPVNCPWGEQAFSHYLGDDRALWAEYDACALIRAGTSRQPLLVEQGEDDNFLDEQLQPGELERTCQECDHELTLNYRPGYDHSYFFVASFIDDHLRYHARYLQAE from the coding sequence ATGGCACAGCACGCGATCGAGCGGGTCAGCGCCAACAAGAGCTTTGGTGGCTGGGTCAGCCGGTTTACGCACTACTCCGAGGTGCTGGACTGCGACATGACCTTCGGGATCTATCTACCACCCCAGGCTGAAGAAGAGCGGGTGCCGCTGCTCTGGTGGCTGTCGGGATTGACCTGCACCGATGAGAATTTCATGCAGAAAGCCGGCGCTCAGAAGCTGGCGGCCGAGCTGGGCATTGCGATCATCTGTCCGGATACCAGTCCCCGGGGGACGGATCTGCCCGGTGAGCACGAGCGTTTCGATTTCGGTTCCGGAGCCGGTTTCTATGTCAACGCCACCCGTGAACCCTGGTCTCGGCACTATCGGATGTATGACTATGTGACCCGGGAGCTGCCCGAGCTGATACGAGAGCACTTCCCGCTCAATGGCCGTGAAGCCATCAGTGGTCACTCAATGGGTGGGCACGGTGCCCTGGTCTGTGCGCTCAGACAGCCGGGGCGCTACGTCTCGGTCTCGGCCTTTTCGCCGGTTTGTCATCCAGTCAACTGCCCATGGGGTGAGCAGGCTTTCAGTCACTATCTGGGTGATGATCGTGCGTTATGGGCCGAATATGATGCCTGTGCACTGATCCGTGCCGGCACCTCGCGCCAGCCTCTGCTGGTTGAGCAGGGCGAGGATGATAACTTCCTCGATGAGCAGCTGCAGCCCGGTGAGCTTGAACGCACCTGCCAGGAGTGTGATCACGAGCTGACCCTCAACTATCGGCCAGGCTACGATCACAGCTACTTCTTTGTCGCCAGTTTCATCGATGACCATCTGCGCTATCACGCCCGTTATCTGCAGGCAGAATGA
- a CDS encoding DUF4168 domain-containing protein produces MKRTTAFLSATLIATGLASGPVMAASQSQGSAAQSQGQTQAQQNFSDQQLQNFASASQEIAGISQTYTKRLQNADGSDQQQNIRQEANDKMVQAVKDNGLKVDEFNQIGQAVQNNPQMMQKVQKMAQQQQ; encoded by the coding sequence ATGAAACGGACGACTGCGTTTCTTTCAGCCACGCTCATCGCCACCGGGCTCGCTTCGGGGCCGGTCATGGCTGCCAGCCAGTCCCAGGGTAGCGCTGCTCAGTCTCAGGGCCAGACACAGGCCCAGCAGAACTTCAGCGACCAGCAACTCCAGAACTTTGCTTCGGCATCGCAGGAGATTGCCGGTATTTCCCAGACCTATACCAAGCGTCTGCAGAATGCCGATGGCTCCGATCAGCAACAGAACATTCGCCAGGAGGCGAATGACAAGATGGTCCAGGCCGTCAAGGACAACGGGCTGAAAGTGGATGAGTTCAATCAGATCGGTCAGGCCGTTCAGAACAATCCGCAGATGATGCAGAAGGTTCAGAAAATGGCGCAGCAGCAGCAATAA
- a CDS encoding sugar porter family MFS transporter yields MTKEQQASGSALGYVICICLVAALGGILFGYDTAVISGAIDSIATWFELSPTLKGWAVSSVVIGSIVGAGGAGWLANVLGRRLTMQLAAVLFLVSAIGSALAFSFWFYIALRVVGGLAVGIASVVSPMYMGELAPQRWRGRTLSMFQQSLVVGQTIVFFVNYFIARDVSTQWLTELGWRWMLGSEAIPAVLFGVLLFLVPESPRWCIMNNQFDRARRVLNRFNTREQTEQLIEEVRYSLQGGQASGRRAMNQQRRNERRASRGAIRQPILLGITVLGIFISAAQQFTGINVVMYYAPTVLSGVTDSTGSALLQTGYVGLVFILGNLLGMMLIDRTGRIRLMTVGTLACIASMAVLGTVFWFDVKGYTAMLAIMVYVVGYAVSWGCCSWTLLSEIFPNTIRGTAMAWAMGAQWTAGFIVAQTFPMMRGSEWLNAAFHGAFPFWLFGLLTLGSLLITWRFVPETRNVPLESMEQLMGEKFRHGRVKNRDRFMTAGTGQA; encoded by the coding sequence ATGACAAAAGAGCAACAGGCTTCCGGCAGTGCGCTGGGCTACGTGATCTGTATCTGTCTGGTCGCCGCGCTGGGCGGTATTCTTTTCGGATATGATACGGCCGTGATTTCCGGTGCAATCGACTCGATTGCCACCTGGTTTGAGCTTTCTCCCACCCTCAAGGGCTGGGCTGTTTCAAGCGTGGTTATTGGCAGTATCGTCGGTGCCGGCGGTGCCGGGTGGCTGGCCAATGTGCTCGGCCGCCGGTTGACCATGCAACTGGCGGCCGTGCTGTTTCTGGTGTCAGCCATTGGCTCGGCACTGGCTTTCAGCTTCTGGTTCTACATTGCCCTGCGTGTCGTGGGCGGGCTGGCGGTAGGCATTGCCAGTGTAGTGTCTCCCATGTACATGGGAGAGCTGGCGCCACAACGCTGGCGGGGACGAACGTTGAGCATGTTCCAGCAGTCGCTGGTGGTCGGCCAGACCATTGTTTTCTTCGTCAATTACTTTATCGCCCGGGATGTTTCCACGCAGTGGCTGACAGAGCTGGGGTGGCGCTGGATGCTGGGCTCGGAGGCCATCCCGGCGGTGCTGTTTGGCGTGCTGCTGTTTCTTGTTCCGGAATCGCCGCGCTGGTGCATCATGAACAATCAGTTCGATCGGGCGCGTCGCGTACTCAATCGCTTCAATACTCGTGAACAGACCGAACAGCTGATCGAGGAAGTGCGTTACTCGCTGCAGGGTGGCCAGGCCAGCGGTCGCCGGGCGATGAACCAGCAGCGCCGCAATGAACGCAGAGCTTCGCGTGGGGCCATCCGCCAGCCGATCCTGTTGGGGATTACCGTGCTGGGCATCTTCATTTCCGCCGCTCAGCAGTTTACCGGTATCAATGTGGTGATGTATTACGCGCCCACCGTATTGTCCGGTGTCACCGATTCGACCGGTAGTGCGTTACTGCAGACCGGTTATGTGGGCCTGGTCTTTATCCTGGGCAATCTGCTGGGGATGATGCTGATCGATCGCACCGGGCGCATCCGGCTGATGACGGTCGGCACGCTGGCCTGTATCGCCAGCATGGCCGTACTGGGCACTGTTTTCTGGTTTGATGTGAAGGGGTATACGGCGATGCTGGCCATCATGGTCTATGTCGTCGGTTATGCCGTTTCCTGGGGCTGCTGCAGCTGGACGCTGCTCTCCGAGATCTTTCCCAATACCATTCGGGGCACCGCCATGGCATGGGCGATGGGAGCGCAGTGGACCGCCGGTTTCATTGTCGCCCAGACCTTCCCGATGATGCGGGGCAGCGAATGGCTCAATGCAGCCTTTCATGGCGCCTTCCCGTTCTGGCTGTTTGGCTTGCTGACACTGGGCAGCCTGCTGATCACCTGGCGATTCGTGCCGGAAACACGCAATGTACCGCTGGAGTCCATGGAGCAGCTGATGGGCGAGAAGTTTCGCCATGGCCGGGTGAAGAACCGCGATCGTTTCATGACGGCCGGGACCGGTCAGGCCTGA
- a CDS encoding sarcosine oxidase subunit gamma — translation MSEFAVFDPHPVRSGSAEESADSLDGVRTQSPLHDAASPVSLSAQEQAGVLLGERAFLGHLVIRGSADDPDFVSGIEKVLGVALPVTPMTSTVGEMARLHWRSPDEWLLIVPGGEEYRLELALRETLGGHVAVVDVSGGQTVIMLSGAKAREVLMKSAPVDVHPRAFPVGRSVTTCFARAQAMICRVGEAQWELVIRRSYADYLWQWLLDSATEYGVARQG, via the coding sequence ATGTCTGAATTCGCTGTTTTCGATCCGCATCCGGTGCGCTCCGGGAGTGCCGAAGAGTCAGCCGACAGTCTCGATGGCGTGCGCACGCAGTCTCCGCTGCATGATGCAGCCTCTCCTGTATCACTGAGTGCGCAGGAGCAAGCGGGGGTGCTGCTGGGGGAGCGCGCCTTCCTGGGGCATCTGGTGATCCGGGGAAGTGCCGATGATCCCGATTTTGTCAGTGGTATTGAAAAGGTGCTGGGGGTCGCCCTGCCGGTGACGCCCATGACCTCGACAGTCGGAGAGATGGCGAGGCTGCACTGGCGTTCACCGGATGAGTGGCTGCTGATTGTCCCCGGGGGTGAAGAATACCGGTTGGAGCTGGCCTTGAGAGAAACGCTGGGTGGGCATGTTGCGGTAGTGGATGTCAGTGGTGGACAAACCGTGATCATGCTATCCGGTGCAAAGGCCCGGGAAGTGCTGATGAAATCCGCGCCGGTGGATGTTCATCCGCGCGCGTTTCCGGTAGGGCGCAGCGTCACCACCTGTTTTGCGCGTGCCCAGGCCATGATCTGTCGGGTTGGCGAAGCGCAGTGGGAGCTGGTGATTCGACGCAGCTATGCCGATTACCTGTGGCAGTGGCTGCTTGATTCCGCCACCGAGTATGGCGTGGCTCGACAGGGTTGA
- a CDS encoding Crp/Fnr family transcriptional regulator, whose product MDGSDVDIIRHFEEYCGLEEDDRALLNELERHPMTLSAGDLLWEEHQTADAFYVLRKGWAYSYRAMNDGTRQVLDVYLPGDVIGLREFSFYKRLSSVAMLTEVSLGRISYRYLISLFGSSHRLTALFFSMLAGQQALLTERLVNVGRRNARDKLAHFICEMYMRLKRVYPELPQHFCMPLSQQMLADILGLSSVHVSRTFSELRETGLVYRDRNRISIPDPELLIRATGFSDHYLHERVSDQLFESETLWQETGLSSRSAAGDRSMAADPD is encoded by the coding sequence ATGGATGGTAGTGACGTCGATATCATTCGCCATTTTGAGGAGTACTGTGGACTCGAGGAGGATGACAGAGCGTTACTGAATGAACTGGAGCGCCATCCCATGACGCTCTCGGCGGGTGATCTTCTCTGGGAAGAGCATCAGACGGCTGATGCCTTTTATGTACTGCGCAAGGGCTGGGCCTACTCCTATCGCGCCATGAATGACGGCACCCGGCAGGTACTGGATGTTTATCTGCCAGGGGATGTGATCGGGCTGAGGGAGTTTTCATTTTATAAACGCCTGAGCAGCGTTGCCATGCTTACCGAGGTATCGCTGGGGCGCATTTCGTATCGTTACCTCATCAGCCTGTTCGGCAGTTCGCATCGCCTGACGGCCCTGTTTTTCTCGATGCTGGCCGGCCAGCAGGCGCTTCTGACCGAGCGTCTGGTCAATGTCGGCCGACGCAATGCCCGTGACAAGCTGGCTCATTTCATCTGTGAGATGTACATGCGTCTCAAACGGGTTTATCCGGAACTGCCACAGCATTTTTGCATGCCGCTCTCCCAGCAGATGCTGGCTGATATCCTGGGGCTCTCTTCGGTCCATGTCAGCCGGACCTTCAGTGAGTTGCGTGAAACCGGGCTGGTCTATCGTGATCGCAATCGCATCAGTATTCCCGACCCCGAGCTTCTGATTCGGGCGACCGGGTTCTCTGATCACTATCTTCATGAGCGGGTATCCGATCAGCTTTTCGAGTCGGAGACGTTATGGCAGGAAACGGGACTCTCATCGCGAAGTGCCGCCGGTGATCGCAGCATGGCTGCCGATCCGGACTGA
- a CDS encoding S-(hydroxymethyl)glutathione dehydrogenase/class III alcohol dehydrogenase — MRSRAAIAWEAGQPLEIDEIDVEGPKAGEVLVRVVATGLCHTDAYTLSGKDPEGNFPAILGHEGGAVVEEVGPGVTSLEPGDHVIPLYTAECGKCKFCLSGKTNLCSAVRATQGKGVMPDGTSRFSKNGKMLHHYMGTSTFSEYTVVPEVSLAKISREAPLDKVCLLGCGITTGIGAVRNTAGVEPGSTVAVFGLGAIGLSVIQGAHLAKAARVIAVDINPEKFDFARQMGATDCINPNDYDRPFQEVLVDMTDGGVDYSFECIGNVNVMRTALECCHKGWGESIIIGVAGAGEEISTRPFQLVTGRVWKGSAFGGVKGRTELPGYVDSYMRGEINIDDFVTHTMKIDEINHALDLLHKGESIRTVLTF; from the coding sequence ATCAGATCGCGCGCAGCGATTGCCTGGGAAGCAGGGCAGCCGCTGGAGATTGACGAAATCGACGTCGAAGGGCCGAAGGCCGGTGAAGTACTGGTCCGTGTCGTCGCGACGGGCCTCTGTCATACCGATGCCTATACGCTCTCCGGCAAGGACCCCGAGGGCAACTTTCCCGCCATTCTCGGTCACGAGGGCGGCGCCGTGGTCGAAGAGGTTGGTCCGGGCGTGACTTCGCTCGAACCCGGCGATCACGTCATTCCGCTCTATACCGCCGAGTGTGGCAAGTGCAAGTTCTGTCTCTCCGGCAAAACCAACCTCTGCAGTGCCGTGCGTGCCACTCAGGGCAAGGGGGTCATGCCCGACGGGACATCGCGTTTCTCGAAGAACGGCAAGATGCTCCATCACTACATGGGCACCTCAACTTTCTCAGAATATACCGTGGTGCCTGAAGTATCGCTGGCGAAAATCAGTCGCGAAGCGCCGCTCGACAAGGTCTGTCTGCTGGGCTGTGGCATTACCACCGGTATCGGTGCGGTGCGCAATACGGCAGGTGTCGAACCGGGCTCGACGGTCGCAGTGTTCGGTCTGGGGGCGATCGGTCTGTCGGTCATTCAGGGGGCTCACCTGGCAAAGGCCGCACGCGTCATTGCCGTGGATATCAATCCCGAGAAGTTCGACTTCGCCCGTCAGATGGGCGCTACCGATTGCATCAACCCCAACGATTACGATCGTCCCTTCCAGGAAGTGCTGGTCGACATGACCGACGGCGGGGTCGATTACTCGTTTGAATGCATCGGCAACGTCAATGTCATGCGCACGGCGCTCGAGTGCTGCCACAAGGGATGGGGCGAGTCGATCATCATCGGAGTGGCCGGTGCCGGCGAGGAGATCTCGACGCGGCCGTTCCAGCTGGTGACCGGTCGTGTCTGGAAGGGCTCTGCCTTTGGCGGCGTCAAGGGGCGAACCGAGCTGCCGGGATACGTCGACAGCTATATGCGAGGCGAGATCAATATTGATGATTTCGTCACGCACACCATGAAGATCGATGAGATCAACCACGCGCTTGATCTACTGCACAAGGGCGAGAGCATTCGTACCGTGCTGACCTTCTGA